A genomic segment from Glycine max cultivar Williams 82 chromosome 1, Glycine_max_v4.0, whole genome shotgun sequence encodes:
- the LOC100818680 gene encoding AT-hook motif nuclear-localized protein 23: protein MAGLDLGTASRFVQSLHRPDFNQQQESEEDAKPQDGPQQGDVVGRRPRGRPAGSKNKPKPPVIITRESANALRAHILEVASGCDVFESVASYARRRQRGICILSGSGTVTNVSLRQPASAGAVATLHGRFEILSLTGSFLPPPAPPGATSLSIYLAGGQGQVVGGSVVGELTAAGPVIVIAASFTNVAYERLPLEEEEEQVQISGAAANNNNNSNPYHDPSSGLPFFNLPMNVQLPVDAWAGNSTTRSPF from the coding sequence ATGGCTGGTTTGGATTTAGGCACGGCTTCACGCTTCGTCCAAAGTCTCCACAGACCAGACTTCAACCAACAACAAGAATCCGAGGAAGACGCCAAACCCCAAGATGGGCCCCAGCAGGGCGACGTGGTGGGGCGCCGCCCGCGGGGGCGTCCTGCGGGCTCCAAGAACAAGCCCAAGCCGCCGGTCATCATTACGCGGGAGAGCGCCAACGCCCTCCGCGCCCACATCCTCGAAGTCGCCAGCGGCTGCGACGTCTTCGAAAGCGTCGCCAGCTACGCGCGCCGCCGCCAGCGCGGGATCTGTATCCTCAGCGGCAGCGGAACGGTCACGAATGTGAGCCTGCGGCAGCCGGCGTCGGCGGGCGCGGTGGCCACGCTTCACGGCAGGTTCGAGATACTCTCCCTGACGGGATCGTTCCTTCCTCCGCCGGCTCCTCCGGGGGCGACGAGTCTCAGCATATACCTCGCCGGAGGACAGGGGCAGGTGGTGGGTGGGAGTGTGGTAGGAGAGTTGACGGCGGCGGGACCGGTAATTGTGATCGCGGCGTCGTTCACGAACGTGGCTTATGAAAGGTTACcgttggaggaagaagaagaacaggTTCAGATTTCTGGTGCTGCTgccaataacaataataatagtaacCCCTATCATGATCCTTCTTCGGGACTTCCTTTCTTCAATTTGCCAATGAATGTTCAGTTGCCTGTGGATGCCTGGGCGGGAAACTCAACTACACGTTCACCATTTTGA
- the LOC100788026 gene encoding AT-hook motif nuclear-localized protein 8, producing the protein MDSREQPQPQPPNMMVGPTVYPSMLAPATARFPYSNNNNNNSNPPPPSSEPLNSDANTNHNNSTFEALKPCALAASESSKKKRGRPRKYSPDGNIALGLGPTHAPASSADPPAKKHRGRPPGSGKKQMDALGIPGTGFTPHVITAEVGEDIASKLVAFCEQGRRTVCTLSASGAIRNVTIRAPDMPAGILAYEGQFEIISLKAATLQSDNNRMAALSVSIAGPDGRLLGGEVVGALTAATAVQVILGSFIADGKKSSSSNLKSGRSSTPSSQMLAFGASPTPTTPTSLGPSTDSSEDNENSHFSKGPGGSGLYNNNASQPIHTMPMYQHQLWAGHTQQ; encoded by the exons ATGGATTCTCGTGAACAGCCTCAGCCACAACCGCCAAACATGATGGTGGGACCCACCGTGTACCCTTCGATGTTGGCCCCCGCCACCGCTAGATTCCCttacagcaacaacaacaacaacaacagcaatcctcctcctccttcttcgGAGCCTCTCAACAGCGACGCCAACACCAACCATAATAACAGCACGTTCGAGGCGTTGAAGCCTTGTGCGCTGGCCGCCTCGGAATCGTCGAAGAAGAAGCGGGGCCGGCCCAGAAAATACTCGCCCGATGGCAACATTGCGTTGGGCCTGGGCCCAACTCACGCCCCCGCTTCCTCCGCCGACCCCCCCGCCAAAAAACACCGCGGTCGCCCCCCTGGCTCCGGCAAGAAACAGATGGATGCTCTCG GCATTCCTGGAActggttttactccccatgttatCACCGCCGAAGTTGGCGAG GATATTGCTTCAAAGCTTGTGGCCTTTTGTGAGCAAGGACGTCGGACAGTTTGCACCCTTTCTGCTTCTGGTGCAATCCGCAATGTCACCATTCGAGCACCAGACATGCCTGCTGGTATTCTGGCCTATGAG GGTCAATTTGAGATCATATCACTTAAAGCTGCTACGCTACAATCTGACAATAACAGAATGGCTGCCTTGAGTGTGAGCATAGCAGGTCCTGATGGACGATTATTGGGTGGCGAAGTTGTTGGAGCCCTTACTGCAGCAACGGCGGTGCAG GTAATTCTGGGTAGCTTTATTGCTGATGGAAAAAAGTCTAGCTCAAGTAACCTGAAATCTGGACGTTCTTCGACGCCATCATCTCAGATGTTAGCCTTTGGTGCTTCTCCGACTCCAACTACGCCTACCTCTCTAGGGCCTTCAACTGATTCATCTGAGGATAATGAGAATAGTCATTTTAGTAAGGGGCCAGGTGGCTCAGGACTCTACAATAATAATGCTAGTCAGCCCATTCATACCATGCCCATGTACCAACATCAACTATGGGCTGGCCATACTCAGCAGTGA